TGGAGCCAGTAAAGTTATTGCTTGGCTTATATTTTTTGTGCCGAGCATGATTACCGGACTGATCTCCTATTTTGTATCGAACTACATTGATAATAATCTTTATAAATCAGAGTTAAATACAAAAGAGGAGCAAGAAACTCCTCCAAGTAAACAAATTGGGAAAGAAATAAGAGAGTCTGCTGGTTTTGGATTAAAGATTCTTGGGTTAATGATCCTGATTGTTCTTGTGATTTTTTTATTGCAATATCTAATCCAATCAACATCATAGCAAACGGCAGGAGAAGTTATGGCCTATTTAAAACGCTGGAAAATTAAAAAAATTACTAAGCGAATAAAAGCGATGCAAGCAAATCGGGTAAATAATCAACCCGGAGATGAAATGCTAAAAAAGGAAATTGCTTACTATTTTGAGCTGGCATCCATATACAGTAAGTTAAAATGCAATAAAAAATTCCCTTATGCAAATTTAATGTACATGGAATGTTATAGGGCAGCTGCAGGATTGGATGATGCAGAGGCAAATTATCAATTAGGGCAAATGATTCTTGAAGAAGCTAAATTCAGACAAAATTTAGAAAAAGAAGGTGTTTTTAAGAGCGAAGCAAACTTAAAAAAATGCAATCAGCTTTTTGAAGAGGCACATGCTTATTTATCTGCTGCAATCGCTTTAGGCCATGTCGGTGCAAAACGATTAAGAGGCCTAAGCTTTATTAATGGTTGGGGACTTGAAGCGGATAAGAAGGCTGGTTTTGAGTTAATTGTTGCAAGTATTGAGGAAGAGGGTTCATGGGATAGAGTACCCCAAATTTTTGCGTCCATGGGCCTGAATAAACCTGAATTTTTTTCACAAATCATGCAACGCAGGAAGTCATCATAAGCATATAGTCTGGGTATATATTAAGACCATGCCCAGACATTTTTAGTAGTTAAGTACTATGGTTTCAAATGCATTATTATTCTTTTTTTGCTGAATTCTAAGTAAAAGTTCCTATCCAAAAAATTTGACACATCATTACCCCCAGATTAATTAGCGAATATTTGTCAAATATTTGTATATGCCTTATCTTTACCTCTTGAAGTTATTGATAATCATGCTACTTTTGGCGGCCTGGGAGAAGATTCAATGTAAATGGCTTACATGAATAATGAAATGATAATAAAAATAATTTCTACTGAGCATCATGTTGGCTTTGGTTAAGGATAAGAGCGATTATGTGTTCATCCAACTCCATATCATTTTCTTCTCGCTCATAACACTGTGTAAACCGTAGTTTAAATTGGTTTTTAAGGAATGATGTAGATGAACATTTTAGTTACTGGTGGTAGAGCACCTGCTACCATGGATATTATGCGTAGCCTCATGAATCAGGGATATCAGGTTTATAGTGCTGAAAGTTTGCTTTTTCCACTCGCGCGATGTGTTAAAGGAATAAAAAAGCATTTTGTCATCCCTAAGCCCAATCAGGATCTCACTGCGTTTATAAAGGCAATAAAAGAAATAGTAATTCAATATAAAATTGATCTACTTATTCCTACATGTGAAGAAATTTTTTATATCAGCCAGGGCTATGAGGAGCTATCACAACACACTAAGGTTTTTTGCGAACCTTTTGAGCGTTTAAATCAGTTGCATCATAAATATACGTTTAATCAACTTGTGCGCGAATATGGTTTGACGGCACCTCAAAGTTGGTTAGTTAACACAGATAAGGACAAGCAAAATCTTCCTCAGGCCGCAGCGCTTGTATTAAAACCTGTTTTTTCCCGTCTTGGTTCCCATACACTCATTAAACCGTCGCCCAAAGCTCTTGCTAATCTTACAATTAATGAACCGTATATTGCTCAAGATTTTATTCAAGGAAAAGAATACAGTACTTATGCCATTGCCCGTAATGGAGAGGTATTAATTCAATCGTGTTATCACTCTAAATATCGGGTAGGACGTTCTACTGGAATTTATTTTGAGCCGGCAGAAATAAAACCAATTACCGAATTTATCAAAACATTTTGCAAACGTTTCCAATTTAGTGGCCAAATTGGGTTTGATTTTATTTTGATGAACGATAAGGCCTATGTTTTAGAGTGTAATCCAAGAGTAACTAGTGGCTTCCACCTTCTCACCGATAAAATTGATTGGCATAGTATTTTAAGTGGACAGCGTCAATATGATATTCCCAATATGCAACATATGCAGCCGTTCATGCTCGGCCAGGGAATGATGCTTCATAGCCTCAAATATTTGCTTAAAAATCCAGTTCGTTTTATCAAAGATTACCGAAGAGCACATGATGTATTAAAAAACAAGGCATATCGCTGGTTAAGGTTTAAAAGCACACTGATGATCCTGAATGTGTTTTGCCGAGCAATCAGAGTGAGAAAAGGATTTTATCCAGCTTCAACCTATGATATTGATTTCAATGGAGTTGAGAATCCATCAAGATAAAGTTTATCAGCTACTACCTCGGTGAATCGCTGCGTGAGTTTTCTTGCCGTCATCCTGAGTGCAATGAGGGATCTCCATGCTTTTAGTACTGTGTTGCAACCGGAGCTCCCTCATTGCACTTGGGGAGACGGTAATACTAAAAACCCCAATTTCTTTATTGCCTATACTTAAAAGAGTTAATGCTTTAAGGATATAAAAAATGAAAAGAATATTTTTGTTTGGTGTTGGATTTTTAATGGGTATACAAATTTTTGCTCTTAACGCATCTACACCTAAAGCGAATCCAGATGTAAATAAGTCCTTATTACCCTCACCTTTTCCTGTTTATATTCTTGGAAATAATGGAGTTATTAATCATCCTTATCCAGGTGCTGAACAGGCTTTTTTACCCACAGATAATAGTTATACTCTGGATCCAGGCTGTTATATTGCATGTTATTCGCATAACCAAGGTGTTTATCCTGTGGCTGAAAATATTTATGTAATGGGGCAAATCCGGGTTCGAGGAAGATACGTGGATCGGATATGCCAGCCAGAAGGGTATAAAGGAATAGATATAAGTACGATAGGTCATTTTAAACTCCTCTGTTCGGTAAAAATCGATGCTTGTAAAAATAATTCATGTTGGGCTGGAGGCGATACAGGGGGTTGGTTTGGCGTGCAGTAATACAGCTAAAGCATAGAGATCTTCGGTTAAGTTTGGGATGACGGGAGGTTACCAGGTTTTTTGAATGGCAAGGAGTTATAAGTCGATGAAAATAGCAGTGTGCAGTGATGAGCTCTATCCAGTTAATGAGTTCGTTGTGCAAGAGCTTGAACGTTTGGGGCATCAAGTGGTCCTCTTCGGGGCAATCAAAACAGGGCAAAGTGAACCATGGATAAAAACCGCTCATGTTGCTGCTGAGGCGATTCGGAAGGGTGAGTGTGATGAGGGTATTTTCTTTTGCTGGACTGGTACAGGCATTTCGATCGTGGCGAATAAAATTCCGGGTATAAGGGCGGCTCTTTGTACTGATGCTCAGACAGCAAAGGGTGCAAGAATATGGAATAGCGCGAACGTTTTGGCTCTATCCAATCGTTTGTTAACCCAAGATTTGGCCAAAGAAATTTTAGATTCTTGGTTTAATACTAAAACGGATGAAAAAGGGAAAGAGGTTATCAACGAAATTGATGCAATAGAGCGGGGATATCGCTAACTTAGATTCATTAGAAATTACAATTAAGTCGCTGACTCGATTCCTATTTGCTTAGACCATTTTTAATCTAGCATGATTAAGTACTTGTATCATTATGACTTTTTGGGCTAAATTAGAGTTTTGCCTGCTTAAGGTTTATTTATGTTAAAACGTGATATTTCAACAACTAACATTCTAATTGCCTCTGCAGGTGGAATGATTGGTTCCGGATGGTTATTTAGTCCATTCATTAGCGCCCAAATGGCAGGTAGTAATTCATTAATTTCATGGGGTATTGCTACTGTTTTTATGCTGTTTATTGCACTTCCTTTGTGCGAACTTGGAACGATGTTTCCCATTTCTGGAGGAATGTCTAACTATCCAACTTTTACCCATGGGAAGGAAGTCGGATTTTTGTTTGCATGGACATCGTGGTTGTCTTATGTTGTTATGACCCCTATAGAAATTCAGGCAATTCTGCAATATTCAAGTCACTTTTTTCCAGTATTAATTGTCAAAGACTCAACAACGTTTACGCTTTCTGGATATGGTTATGTTGCCGCGATAAGCATCATGCTTTTTGTCGTTGTATTGAATTCCTATGGAATTAAATTGCTGGTTGAATGTAATAAGTATGCAAGTATTATTAAATTTATATTACCAAGCATTGCCATTGTTTCTTTACTTCAAGTTGCACCAAACCTTGGCAACGTGCAAATTGAATTGTCTTCAAAAGAAAGTTGGATAAATATTTTCACTGCACTCTCTGCAGGAGGTATTGCCTTTGCGTTTACTGGATTCCAGAATGGTTTGATATTGGCTGGGGAGGTAAAAAATCCACAGCGAAATATCCCCATTGCGATACTAGGGGCTGTGCTGATTGGATTTATTTTGTACTTTATGTTGCAATTGAGTTTTATCGCAGCGGTTCCTCAGAAATACCTAACTAATGGCTGGCATGCTCTAAGTTATCCAGGTGATAGCGGACCTTTAGTCGGCTTAGCTTTACTCTCAGGACTCAGTGTTGTGGCAACTTTACTATTAATCGATGCTGCTTTTTCCCCCTTTGGAACAACGCTCGTTTATACAGCCGCAACGTCACGCATTTTATATGGGATGGCACTAAATGATCATTTACCCAAAATCTTTTTAAAGGTAAATCGACATAAGATCCCTTACGTGACGCTGTATGCAAATTTATTAGTTGGAATGCTTTCATTTCTACCATTTCCTGGATGGCAAAAGTTGGTGGCTTTTCTTTCTTCAGCTAGTATTTTGTCATATAGCATCGGGCCTATATGTCTTTTAGCAATGCGTAAATTACAGCCACAAACACCAAGACCTTTTAGACTGTCCGGTGCATTAGTTTGTTCACATATTGCATTTTATTTTTGCAATTTAATGCTGTATTGGTGCGGATTTTCGATCATATGGAAACTGGATATTGCTTTACTTATTGGTATTTTGATTTATTGCATTTACCATCGTAAAAACAGCTGGGATAATAGTGCACTTTTATATTGGTTTTTATTTTATATGATGACGATACTTGTTATCTCCTATTTGGGTGTTTTTGGAGGTATAGGTATTTTAAAGTTCCCCTTTGACTTGTTGAGTTTATTACCCTTGAGTATCTTTATTCTTTATTCATCTCAAAAATTGTTGAGTCCTGAGCGTCATGAACATGTTGTCTCTCTCTCAGAAGAATCTACTGTAGTGTTAGAGGAGAAGATTCTTACTTAAAGTCGATGTATTTAAAAGGAGTAGGATTCTGAATGGGAAGTATCTGTAACATTCTTAATCATAGGGGTTGCACTTCGGCTCTGAATGGGTAAAGCTATACTTCATGTCACTTATTAGGGTAAATGTCGTGCGCTATTCTAATTATTTGTGGGTCTTTGCCGCTTTTTTCTTTAACCAAATGGGCTGCTCTCAGACACTTTCGGAAAAAATAGATGGGATTATTGCACAACAATTACCCCATGCAACTGTTGGCATACTTGTTAAAGATGCCCAGAACGGACAAGTCGTTTACAGTCGAAATGCTGATAAGCTATTATCTCCAGCCAGTGGTATGAAGATACTTACAGCTGCAGCAGCGCTTTATCAATTAAAACCAGACTATCGTTTTATAACAACACTGTCTCGGAAAAATCAAGATTACTATATTCAATTTACAGGTTCGCCTTCTTTTACTGTTGGGAATTTGAATTCTTTGTTACAAAATTTGCAAAAAAATAGCGAAAAGGTAATAAACGGCAATGTGGTAATTGATAGCTCACAATATCAATCTCCAAATTATCCGAGTGGAACCTCTTATGATGATTTGGGGTGGTATTATGCTGCTCCAGATACAGCGGCAATATTGAATGAAAATAAAGCGGCGTATGAATTAATTAGTGCGAAAGAATTAGGCAAGCCTGCCGAGGTTAAACCAAAAACTCTACCCAAAGCTTTAACTCTTATTAATGAAGTGGTTACAGTGAGTAAAGAAGAGGAAAAGAACCATTGTAGTCTGAATCTTGAAATTAAACCCCAAAATACAATGCGATTATATGGCTGCATGATCCAAGAAAAAAATCCAAAATTAATAGAACTTGCAATTCCCGACCCTATTTTATTGGTAAAACAAGTAGTCAAAAAAGCTATTGATAAAAGCAGCCTTGTTTTGAAAGGAAAGATCCTTACCGGCACATCCCCATCGGATACTGTTTTTATTGCGAGTTTTCAATCTAAAACCCTTAATAAACTCATAAAACATATGTTACAGCAATCCGATAATCTCTATGCGAACAGTATAACCAAAAAATTAGGTTACACGCTCACAGGAAAGGGAGCCCATAAAGAAGGCGCTTTCGCTATTAAAAAAATATTATCTGAACACACACACCTCGATTTGTCTCAAATGGAGATCGTCGATGGAGAAGGAACTCGCTATAATTTGGTGACAGCGGAACAAATGGTAATCCTGCTTAGTGATCTTTATCAGGATAAAGACATGAACAAAATATTTTTCGAGGCTTTACCTCAAGCAGGTGTTTCAGGCACTCTGAAGGACAGAATGAAGAAGACCATGCTTGAGAAAAAAGTGTATGCCAAAACGGGTTCAATGCATGATATCTCTTCATTATCGGGCTACATGATAAATCCAAATGAAAAAACATTTATTTTTTCTATTATTATCAATGGAGTAAATCAACCCCTAGAAAAAGCCAAGTCACTTGAAGAAAAAATATTATTAGCCTTGGATGAATACAGTTTAGAAGGTAGCCCCACTTAATTGGTTTACGCCCAGCCGCGGCTTGTTGTGACACTAGGGCTTTGTCTAAAAAATTAGACAAAGCGGTATTGATGACTAGTTAAAAATAAATGGTTTATACGCAGGAAACCCCTTGGCACAAGTTCTCTATTGACGTTAATCAAGATGAGCCTATTTCAGTTACAATCTCCATAGGGATATCTTTTTATCCTTATGATGTGTTAGATGACTTGATATCAAAAGCGGATGAATCACTTTATCAGGCAAAAAAATGGGTCCTAATAAAGTCGTGGCAAGTACAAGTGTGCATCAAAATAGAAATCGTTAAAAACTAAGCGTCGAATGGAGGACGTTGTTAGGTTTTTCTTGTTATTAATAAAAAATTCTGGATAATCTGCCAAAACTATTATTCTAAGGTACAAATCTGTGAATACTGAAAAACTATTTTCTTATGGCACATTACGTTATGAATCGGTGCAATTAAGTAATTTTGGTAGAAAATTACAAGGAACCGAAGATAGTCTTCCAGGGTTTGGAATGTCTAAAGTAAAAATAAAAGACTCGAGTGTCATTGCTACAAGTGGTGAAGAGGAGCATCCGATTATTACTTATACTGGAAAATCGGCGGATAGTGTAGAGGGTATGGTTTTTGATGTAAGTGCAGAGGAGTTAAAAAAAGCAGATTCTTACGAAGTGGCAGACTATAAACGAATTCAGGTTAAACTTGCTTCGGGGCTATATGCTTGGGTATATGTTCATGTTGAGAGTATTGAATTAACTTATTCTGACAATTAAAGCAGCAGTTCTTGCTGTTAGCCAGAGCCTGTTTTCTACCTAAGTCTGGACCTTCCTTAGCTGGTGTCCTTTCAAAGTGAGAGAATATTGCAGCTCAATGATCAGCGCTTTAATTAAGTTGTTCCGCAACTTTTGATAAAAACTAAATTCTTCTTGTTGAAAATCACTGACTTTTTGAGGATCGGGATCTTGGGTTTGAATCAGATTATAGAACGCATTCAGAAGTTTATTGTTTTCTTGTTTCAAATTATCAGGTATTGATTTTTATCAATATAGAAAGGATTACTCTCTATCTTCCAAGAGAAGATATTCCTTCTATCGCCCGAGCGATACAAGAAGATATATGAGCACCACTTAAAGTACATTCTGATTCATTCGCACTGAGGAATAGCAGTGGGATTATATTTGTTGTTGATGAAGAAGTTGATCCTACAAAACGAATCATTAAGCGCACAGAGAGGCTTAATGATTCGTTATGTTTTAATGGACTATACGATGCGAGTCTTTAACCCATCGCATCAAAAAGGCTCCAATTATTTGGTATAAAGGCAAAATGGCCAAAGCAATATGGTAACTAAATAATGAAAAATCATGAGAAGGACCGGCATTACTGAACGCATCAAGCAGTTTCCCTATTGCCGGCTCGGTAATTGCATCCAGAAAAGCGTCACTTGCATTGATTAAGGAAGTTACTGTCCCCGCCAGATATAATGGATTTGATTCTTTTCCAATGACAAATACTATGGGGAATGCGCCTAAACTAAAACCAAATAGAAAAAGCAATACACTCAATAGCCAAATTGGCATGGGGTGTGCGTAAATAACCAAGCTAATACATAAAGCAGAAACCAAGGTGCTGTAAAACATAAAAGAACAACGATTTTGTATGCGGTTAATGAATAATGCGAATACAGGGCAAGCAATTGCTAATCCTACAAAAACCAAAGAAATAAGGGAGGGAGCAACCAATTTATCCAAATGATATGCTTTCTGTAAAAAAGGGTTTCCCCATAAGCCACAAAAAATAACAATGGGAGAGAATGCTAAACCACTAAACCCTGTTAATAACCAGTTTTGTTTGTTTTTTACAATAAGTACAATATCCTTCCATAAATGAGGATTTTTAGAGGCATGCTGAGGTTCTGACTCGGATGCTTCAATGGAAGAGGAGGGTTTGTCTTTAACAATAAATAGGAACAAGAACGACAAAATGATTCCCATCCAAGCTACATTAGCTAAACTGGACCTCCAGCCTATCTGACTAACTAACCATGCCAGTGGCATTTGCCCAAAAATTGCGCCAATCATCGCAGCAGTAACAAGAAATGACGTCAATAAGGCATAGTATTTTTTGGGAAACCATACTGCTGATAATTTAAAGTAGGCGATGGAGGCAAAAGAAACACCAACACCAGTTAAAGAACGCCCCAAAATCGCGGTATTTAAATCCTGGGCTTGAGAAAAAATATAAATACCAATCGCACAACAAAAAATGGCTCCTGTTGTAATCCATCGTGTACCATAACGATCGAGAACAACTCCTACAAATAGTGGCACGATAAGATAGGTCCAGAAATACACTCCCGATAAAACACCAAGACCCAGTCCCTGTAAGTGAAACGCATCCATCAATTGTTCAGGCATTACACTTGGAAAATTTTGGAGAATGTATTTATAAAATAAAAATGCAGCACATAAACTAATGATAAAGATAGCGCGATAAGTGATTTTTTTCTGCGATGCCTCTGCATCAAGTGCGTTTCCCATGGTGATTCTCCTCAAGATTGTTAGTCGTATCGCTTGATTATTTAGCCTTCTCCCTAGAGAGGCCGAATAATCAAAACACAACTCTAGGGCGAGGAAAGGAAGACCACGACCACCACCACAACAGAAACGATAGAAGTAATAACACGCACCAACCCAAAAGAGCTGTTTACAGAAAATTGACGTTGTGTGTTATTGTTCATGTATATTACAGAGTGTGAAATAAATTATTTATTATTAGATGGTAACAATTTGTATCAGATCTTGTCAAATGGATTATCAAAATAAATTTGATTATGCGTGGATTTAAAACTATCGATGTAACTCAATTATTATTTAAATGCTTATTTTTAAGTGGATTGTTCTGTTGTAAATCTGTTTGATTTACCTAGGATATTTTTTATAGAAATCCGAGACATAAATGCCTCGGATAATTGATTCAGGTGATAACGAATTGTTATTTTTTATATTTTAACTCGGAATCGAATTCAGGTGCAGGAATATCCGGCATCTGTTTTTTGGCTCTATAAAGCCAATCAAGTCTTAGTTCCGGCTCCATAATCTGGACAGGTTTCACTTCATTGAGTCGTTCATCCAATTCAACTTTATGTGCTGGTGCAAGGCTTGGCACCAAGCATTTTAAACTAGGCATCATCAGCGAATAACTACACTTGGGTTCAAGTTTAGGCGCCGTTTTTGGAGTTGGTCTGGGTGACATTGACAACGGCGTGATTTCCTCCTGAGGTTGACTTAATAAGGCGCGTTGAGCTTTAGCACTGGATAATGCATGAAGTTGCTCAACCTTATTTGCTTTAACCTCTTCAAGGCGGTCAATGAAATTATTTTTCTTGGTGAGAAGAGGTTGTCTACGCTGATCAAGCGAGTCAAGTTGTTGTTGTCTTCGTTCATAATAATCTGCATTGACACAACAAATATCAGATTTCAACCTTTCGTAATTAAGTTTTGCTTGCAACCAATCCTCAGCAGTCAAGCGATCTGGCTGTCTATCTTCAGAAAGGATAACATAGGAATTACCGTGTTTTCGGTAACGGGCTTGCTCATTTGGATCAATGATTAAATAAGCTTGAGTAAAATCATTGACCGGCTCCAATTGGGAGTTGAGAAGAATTTTCTCTTTTCTCAAAAATTGTTGCGCCTGTAAGAATCCACGTTCTTGTAATCTTAGCCCTTCTAATTCACGCTCACGAAGTGTCATTGGGATTTGTAGCTCATTTGAACGTTGTAACTCGTCTAATCGGGCTCTTACTTGTGCAATAAGTTGTTGCACTACTTGTTCTGAACTTTGAGGTGGTTGTACAAATTGTTTTTGGAAAAAGTCGAGTCGATTTTGCAGCATTCGAATTTTTCTGTCAGTAGGTGATTCAATCGCTTGTACTCTACTGGCATCGCTTAAGGTAGACGTTTGGGCTGCATGTTGTGCTTTAAGCGCTGCAAGCTGTGCAGATAAAGAAGCTATTTGTTGGTTTGAATAGCTAATAAATTGCGTGATTGGTTGATTGTTGAATAAGGGGGCTTGCAGGAAGACATTAAGCTCATCCAAGTGGTCAGTCATATGGACATGAGTCTCTTCCATTAACAATGCTTCTTCTTCAAGAGCATTCAATTCTTCTTCAACCTCATCTAGTTTTTCTTTGAGGGATTGCTCTTCTTCCTCTAATGCTTTGATTGCTTTACTGTATGCTTGAATATTAGCGTCAACAATCTGTAAGGCAATGTAGCTAACTTTTTGCGCTTCAGCAGTTTTTGTTTCTTTTAGTTTTTGATCGATTTGTTGTTGGATAATTTCGTTAACGTGTTTTGCAAGTTTTTTATCTTTTGCAATGAAAGTCAAAAGAAGGAAAAGCAAACGTTGTTGTTTGAGCTGCTCTTCTGCATTTCGTTCCCTAATTAATTGAAGTTGTGCCTCTTCTTTTACCAGTTCTTGCACTATCATGTTTATCGTTTCGTTACCACCGGCTGTTTTAAGAAACTCGGCCACTTGTTTGGCATTACGCAGTCCAAATCGAGAAAGAAATTGAGTCGCTAAATAGGGATCTTCTTCTGAAGTATTTGGATGTTGATTTCGTTCAATGTTAGCAAACCATTGCTCTAATTGACTGGAAGTTAAAGCCATTGGGGTGGGTTTAGGGGAGGACGATGAAATAGGCACGGAATAACTCCAATATAAGATATCTGTTCAAATTATAATCTTTTTTGGATTTAAAGTAAAGCAGTTATTTCACTAATAAGCTGAGAAATCAAGATGTTAATCTTGGGTCTGTTGATTCATCCTGAATTGAACCTGTTCGAGATTGTTCGGGGCTATTTTCAAGGCTCTTTTCCATAAGAGAGATGAAAAGCCAATGAGAAACAAACACACAATAATAAATAAATCATAATACAAAAGGGAGCCATATTTTAGCGATGCAGGAGGTATAAAACTAACCGCTAGTGAAATTGTAATGCCTATAAATCCAAAAATGGAGGAGGCAATAATTAACCAATAAAATCGTTTTTTTTCTTGCCACGCTAATCGGATTGCCCCTGCAAACATACACCCGTACATGAATAAATACATTTGAGTTGCTAAAGTAATCATGAACCAGTATGACGCATTAATACTCGGGAATAATAAAAAAAGAGTGCTAATAAAAGATACGCCACATGCTTGAATCAGCAAAAATTTAGCAGAGGATTGATGTGTCGTATTGGTGAGTTCATTGCTCGCAAATAACAGACCTTTGAGGGGAGAGATAAGCCAATTATTGGCACAACCAATACATCCGAGGACAATTAAGATGTTAATAATCAAACTAAGGTTGGCAAATTGAATTTGAGTAAAAAATACTTCAAACAATGCGGGAATACCACTAATAAGATTCAATTGCTGTGGGGAAAGAAGCATCGCTAAAGTCAATGAACCAAAGAGCATTGTGGTAAAAATAATAAGTACTGAGAGTGCAATGGCTTTAGGCAACGCCGCTGGCTTACATTCTTGAGTATGAACTCCAGCAATTTCAATACCGCAAAAAGATAGAATAATAGCAGTTAGAGATGTCCATGAGTCTTGATGGGAAGAGGGCATAAGTTTTAAAGGTTGCGGATGAAAGATCACCCAAAAAGCGCCTATAGCTAAAATTAAAATAAAAGGAAGCAACAGTCCAAATATAGAGCAAAAAACAGTCACTCGATGAGACAAGTAAAAACCTTTAAGATTCACCCAGGTTAAGCACCAGATGAATAGATTAATCAGGAAGAAAAGTAGTATTTTATTCTCAATAAAATATGGGTTGATACAATATAAAAGTGTGCCCGCGATAAAACTGAAAAATGTAGGATAGATAAGGATATTTTGCATCCACTGAAACCAAATAGCGATAAAGCCAGCATTTTTACCTAGACTTTTTTTTACCCATCCATAGATTCCCTCATGCGATTTAGAGGAAAACCATGCTGCAACAATTGCACTGGGTAATAAGAAAAATAATAAAGCCAGCCCAAAATACCAAAAAATATCTGTTCCAACTAATGCGGCAGCAGGTAAATTCCGAATACTATCTACTGAACCGACAGTCATC
This sequence is a window from Legionella cherrii. Protein-coding genes within it:
- a CDS encoding APC family permease, which codes for MHKKLTVFSLTLMTVGSVDSIRNLPAAALVGTDIFWYFGLALLFFLLPSAIVAAWFSSKSHEGIYGWVKKSLGKNAGFIAIWFQWMQNILIYPTFFSFIAGTLLYCINPYFIENKILLFFLINLFIWCLTWVNLKGFYLSHRVTVFCSIFGLLLPFILILAIGAFWVIFHPQPLKLMPSSHQDSWTSLTAIILSFCGIEIAGVHTQECKPAALPKAIALSVLIIFTTMLFGSLTLAMLLSPQQLNLISGIPALFEVFFTQIQFANLSLIINILIVLGCIGCANNWLISPLKGLLFASNELTNTTHQSSAKFLLIQACGVSFISTLFLLFPSINASYWFMITLATQMYLFMYGCMFAGAIRLAWQEKKRFYWLIIASSIFGFIGITISLAVSFIPPASLKYGSLLYYDLFIIVCLFLIGFSSLLWKRALKIAPNNLEQVQFRMNQQTQD